A genomic stretch from Edaphobacter aggregans includes:
- a CDS encoding TnsA endonuclease N-terminal domain-containing protein has protein sequence MPNTRTVSIEQFRGPTFETSANLSRIKGIHFPEPSQMRSRRVVSRSNARSTGKYPSWKMGRMMHWESIHELNAFRLLDCDPNVTSYCEQPCQIVYVLDGVERLHYPDIIVTTTAGKQLWEVKLRSNASEPEVLARTAFLSRALPRWGYEYQTVFDEDLAKQPRLSNANLLLRLGKRAVNDCEWEGVRRTLAEQGELLWSEATSDNYGAKGREILLSLVLRGILTIDMDSPISSATEFVPKNGSF, from the coding sequence TTGCCAAACACGAGAACCGTATCCATCGAGCAATTTCGAGGCCCCACCTTTGAGACGTCAGCTAATCTCTCAAGGATCAAAGGCATCCACTTTCCCGAACCTAGCCAGATGCGTTCGCGCAGGGTTGTTTCGCGATCGAATGCGCGTTCAACGGGGAAATACCCCAGCTGGAAGATGGGACGGATGATGCACTGGGAGTCCATCCATGAGCTCAACGCTTTCCGTCTGCTCGACTGCGACCCGAACGTCACGAGCTACTGTGAGCAGCCCTGCCAGATCGTGTACGTCCTGGACGGAGTGGAGAGGCTTCATTATCCCGACATTATTGTTACAACGACCGCAGGAAAACAGCTCTGGGAAGTCAAGCTCCGATCCAACGCTTCGGAACCCGAGGTTCTCGCCAGGACTGCTTTTCTTTCGCGTGCCCTTCCGAGATGGGGCTACGAGTATCAAACCGTATTTGATGAAGACCTCGCCAAACAGCCACGTCTCAGCAATGCGAACCTCCTCCTCAGATTAGGTAAACGAGCGGTCAATGATTGCGAATGGGAAGGTGTCCGACGCACCCTTGCAGAGCAAGGGGAATTGCTTTGGTCGGAGGCCACCTCCGACAACTATGGCGCAAAGGGCAGAGAGATCCTTTTGAGCCTCGTACTCAGGGGCATACTTACCATCGACATGGACTCTCCGATCTCATCCGCTACCGAATTTGTCCCCAAGAATGGGAGTTTTTGA
- a CDS encoding Mu transposase C-terminal domain-containing protein: MATACLEQGTVVHIEGSEYRFSRKIDDCWQLEQSKTGRIVEYEQQDLLRMLAERKLTFRGSVPVSRCGPANCDLSPADLELAKLRRSYVMAVLNTPNSRKRLEEAIHDAWKRVRAPQRAPGWITVYRWKCRFLRASGDVRALVDDTRSKGNKQGRYPASVIERCEQSISNKYLNRTRNSIQQTLEDALYRVKKENELRPACDALPVPTRRLITRMIANIPAFDKHSARYGHDSAVKEFRGVKGQTVAQAPLERAEIDHTLLDLMVVDDRTGLPLGRPSVTACIDCYTRCILGIYIGFNPPSYQSVAACLKDCFLPKVNLKRDYPGIVNEWPAYGVMHNLVVDGGLEFYSASLEQVCLSLNINWIAAPRRTAWFKGKIERFLGTMNRAVAHGVPGTTFSNIFEKGDYNPAKHAVITLSTLRKVVRTWIADVYHQQVHRSLQTTPSKMWTSSIRPEDIRLPDETTQLDVVMGRVESRSLTHKGVEFEGLFYNSPELTELRRKEGANLKVEIRVNESDIGSIYVLSPKTSKAYSVPASDPDYAGGISLWQHKVIKNYQRQHSDTDHGVDGWLQAKNEVSHLIDESLKLKRARTHKRIARYRETPEQKPPKTQMIEATKLRTPAPISATTGSQMVDRGFRDSVQDQAGIPQQESAVPIIRPRFKAEIREIHED; this comes from the coding sequence ATGGCAACCGCCTGTTTAGAGCAGGGTACGGTCGTTCATATCGAAGGGAGCGAATACCGCTTCTCGCGAAAGATCGACGACTGCTGGCAATTAGAGCAGTCAAAGACCGGGCGAATCGTTGAGTATGAGCAGCAGGATCTGTTGCGCATGCTTGCGGAGCGAAAGTTGACCTTCCGTGGGAGTGTGCCAGTAAGCAGATGCGGACCCGCCAACTGCGACTTGTCTCCGGCAGATCTCGAATTGGCGAAGCTGCGGCGCAGTTACGTCATGGCCGTCCTTAACACGCCAAATTCCCGGAAGCGACTTGAGGAGGCTATTCACGATGCCTGGAAGAGGGTCAGAGCACCACAACGAGCTCCCGGTTGGATCACCGTTTACCGCTGGAAATGCAGATTCCTCAGAGCGAGTGGCGACGTTCGCGCTCTGGTTGACGACACTCGTAGCAAAGGCAACAAGCAAGGCCGTTACCCAGCATCGGTTATAGAGCGCTGCGAGCAGTCCATATCGAACAAGTATCTTAACAGAACACGCAACAGCATCCAGCAGACACTTGAAGACGCACTATACCGGGTGAAGAAGGAGAATGAGCTGCGTCCTGCCTGCGATGCGTTGCCGGTGCCAACGCGGCGCCTGATCACCCGGATGATTGCGAATATTCCCGCGTTTGACAAGCATTCTGCACGCTACGGACATGATTCCGCAGTCAAAGAATTCCGCGGTGTCAAGGGTCAAACCGTTGCCCAAGCGCCCCTTGAGCGGGCGGAAATAGATCACACACTGCTCGACCTCATGGTGGTAGACGACCGGACTGGTCTACCGCTGGGAAGGCCATCTGTCACGGCCTGCATCGACTGCTACACGAGGTGCATCCTGGGTATATACATCGGGTTTAATCCGCCGAGCTATCAATCCGTCGCAGCGTGTCTGAAAGACTGCTTTCTGCCGAAGGTCAATCTCAAGCGAGACTACCCCGGCATCGTGAACGAATGGCCGGCTTACGGAGTAATGCACAACCTCGTCGTGGACGGCGGTCTTGAGTTCTACTCCGCGAGTCTCGAACAAGTGTGCCTCTCACTGAACATAAACTGGATCGCTGCTCCCCGTCGCACCGCGTGGTTCAAGGGGAAGATCGAACGCTTTCTAGGAACGATGAATCGGGCCGTTGCCCATGGAGTTCCGGGTACCACGTTCAGTAACATCTTTGAGAAGGGTGACTACAATCCGGCGAAGCATGCGGTGATAACCCTCTCGACATTGCGAAAAGTTGTCCGAACGTGGATTGCCGACGTCTACCATCAGCAGGTCCACCGGTCTCTTCAGACGACGCCATCAAAGATGTGGACATCGAGCATTAGACCGGAAGACATCCGTCTTCCAGACGAGACGACACAGCTGGATGTCGTTATGGGCCGTGTAGAGTCACGGTCCCTGACACACAAGGGGGTCGAGTTTGAAGGCCTGTTCTACAACTCACCTGAACTAACAGAACTGCGCCGTAAAGAGGGAGCAAATCTCAAAGTTGAGATCCGCGTCAATGAAAGTGACATCGGCTCGATCTATGTGCTGTCACCAAAGACCTCTAAAGCCTACTCCGTCCCAGCGTCGGACCCTGACTATGCGGGAGGAATCAGCCTATGGCAGCACAAAGTCATTAAGAACTACCAAAGACAGCACTCCGATACGGATCATGGCGTAGACGGCTGGCTGCAGGCAAAGAATGAGGTCTCACATCTGATCGACGAGAGTCTCAAACTCAAACGCGCCAGGACGCACAAACGTATTGCTCGCTACCGTGAGACCCCCGAGCAGAAGCCGCCGAAAACTCAGATGATTGAAGCTACCAAACTTCGAACACCTGCTCCGATCAGCGCGACTACAGGAAGTCAGATGGTGGATCGCGGGTTTAGGGATAGCGTTCAGGATCAGGCTGGTATACCGCAGCAGGAATCGGCAGTACCCATCATTCGCCCACGATTCAAGGCGGAAATTAGGGAGATCCATGAAGACTAA
- a CDS encoding TniB family NTP-binding protein — protein MKTNNSASIVERMVIPHTAFAEARQRIEQCFAFSAAKAEGEGLLIVGESGTGKTSVLKSFQLNHMPTRGCDGMEIPILYASVPPMPTVKSLAGVMLAALNAPDSERGTENEKSRRLRILMKETGTRMVMIDEFQHFYDRGKRQIMLHVADWLKVLIDETRSTLVVAGLPSCRVVINENEQLARRFMASIQLPRFSWTDSRQRGEFISILEEYHNQIAKDFSLPKLYSEELAFRFFLATGGLMGYLSKLLRTTLRDAADRKRASITLEDLNIAHARAMWFDATVQEQLRPFEKGFRPEVTVDALNRATRIGTVADLPEKPTRPRSGMRKAESINAALVAA, from the coding sequence ATGAAGACTAATAACTCTGCCAGCATCGTCGAACGGATGGTGATTCCGCATACTGCCTTTGCTGAAGCCCGTCAGAGAATCGAACAGTGCTTTGCATTTTCTGCGGCGAAGGCCGAGGGCGAGGGTCTGCTTATCGTTGGCGAATCTGGTACGGGCAAGACCAGCGTACTGAAGAGCTTCCAATTGAATCACATGCCGACGCGTGGTTGCGACGGGATGGAGATCCCGATCCTCTACGCCTCAGTTCCTCCGATGCCAACGGTCAAGAGTCTTGCCGGCGTTATGTTAGCTGCTCTCAATGCCCCTGATTCCGAGCGAGGCACCGAGAACGAGAAGTCGCGGCGCTTGAGGATCCTGATGAAGGAGACGGGAACACGCATGGTGATGATCGATGAATTTCAACATTTCTACGATCGAGGGAAGCGGCAGATCATGCTTCACGTCGCTGATTGGCTCAAAGTCCTGATCGACGAGACGCGTTCGACGCTTGTCGTAGCAGGGCTCCCGTCCTGCCGAGTAGTCATCAATGAGAACGAGCAACTTGCCAGGCGCTTTATGGCCTCGATTCAACTTCCAAGGTTTTCGTGGACCGATTCCAGACAGCGCGGAGAGTTCATATCGATCCTTGAGGAGTACCACAATCAAATCGCTAAGGACTTCAGTTTGCCCAAACTTTACTCGGAAGAGCTGGCCTTTCGCTTCTTCCTGGCCACTGGAGGGCTGATGGGATACTTGTCCAAACTACTGCGGACAACTCTGCGCGATGCGGCTGATCGAAAGAGGGCTTCCATTACCCTCGAAGACTTGAATATTGCCCATGCACGCGCAATGTGGTTCGACGCGACCGTTCAGGAACAGCTCAGACCATTTGAAAAGGGCTTCCGGCCGGAAGTTACCGTAGACGCGCTGAATCGCGCCACAAGGATCGGAACGGTCGCCGATCTTCCAGAGAAACCGACGCGGCCGCGAAGTGGAATGCGAAAAGCTGAATCGATCAACGCAGCGCTGGTGGCTGCGTGA